Proteins encoded together in one uncultured Desulfosarcina sp. window:
- a CDS encoding response regulator, with protein sequence METDNTIKILLVDDEVKFLKAVSERLSIKGFDVTTADNGDDAVAAAKKGGFDVAVVDLQMPGMDGTEVLKILKQNHKFIEIIMLTGHATVDSAVECTKLGAFKYLEKPYDFDKLVEALQEAYEARMKKKFERQEKKMAAIQQLSMHQSPLGLLKALARLDDGEK encoded by the coding sequence ATGGAAACGGACAATACGATAAAAATTCTTTTGGTCGATGACGAAGTCAAATTCCTGAAGGCGGTTTCCGAACGGCTTTCCATCAAGGGATTCGACGTCACGACGGCGGACAATGGCGACGATGCAGTGGCCGCAGCTAAAAAGGGCGGCTTCGACGTGGCCGTGGTGGACCTGCAAATGCCTGGCATGGACGGCACCGAGGTCCTGAAAATTCTCAAACAGAACCATAAATTTATCGAAATTATCATGCTCACCGGACATGCAACGGTGGACTCGGCCGTTGAATGCACCAAACTCGGCGCCTTTAAATATCTGGAGAAGCCCTACGATTTCGACAAGCTGGTGGAGGCGCTCCAGGAGGCCTACGAGGCCAGGATGAAGAAAAAATTCGAGCGGCAGGAGAAAAAGATGGCCGCGATTCAGCAGCTTTCCATGCATCAGTCTCCGCTGGGGCTGCTCAAGGCCCTGGCGCGTCTGGATGATGGTGAAAAATAG